A region of Streptomyces sp. NBC_01267 DNA encodes the following proteins:
- a CDS encoding carbon-nitrogen hydrolase family protein, with protein sequence MTPLRTALLQSSGQPGDTAGNLRVLDEAAGRAAGTGARLLVCPEMFLTGYAIGDDVPRLAEPADGPGARAVADIAVRHGLAVLYGYPERSGDLVHNAAQLIGADGARLANYRKTHLFGCFEQKWFTPGDRPVVQAELDGLRIGIMICYDVEFPENVRAHALAGTDLLLVPTAQMHPFQFVPESLVPVRAFENQLYIAYVNRTGQEGEFEFVGLSCLAGPDGVARARAGRGEELVVADADPAFLRDSRENNPYLRDRRPGLYSSLT encoded by the coding sequence CGGGCAGCCGGGCGACACCGCCGGGAACCTCCGGGTGCTGGACGAGGCCGCGGGCCGGGCGGCGGGCACCGGCGCCCGGCTGCTCGTCTGCCCGGAGATGTTCCTGACCGGGTACGCGATCGGCGACGACGTACCCCGGCTGGCCGAGCCCGCCGACGGGCCGGGTGCACGGGCCGTCGCCGACATCGCCGTACGGCACGGCCTCGCGGTGCTCTACGGGTACCCGGAGCGCAGCGGCGACCTGGTCCACAACGCGGCCCAGCTGATCGGCGCCGACGGCGCCCGTCTCGCGAACTACCGCAAGACCCATCTCTTCGGCTGCTTCGAGCAGAAGTGGTTCACACCGGGAGACCGGCCCGTCGTCCAGGCCGAGCTGGACGGGCTCCGGATCGGGATCATGATCTGCTACGACGTGGAGTTCCCGGAGAACGTCCGCGCGCACGCCCTGGCGGGCACGGACCTGCTGCTGGTCCCCACCGCGCAGATGCACCCCTTCCAGTTCGTCCCCGAATCCCTGGTGCCGGTGCGGGCCTTCGAGAACCAGCTGTACATCGCCTACGTCAACCGCACGGGCCAGGAGGGCGAGTTCGAGTTCGTCGGACTCAGCTGTCTGGCGGGACCCGACGGAGTGGCCCGTGCCCGCGCCGGACGTGGCGAGGAACTGGTCGTCGCCGACGCCGACCCCGCGTTCCTGCGGGATTCACGGGAGAACAACCCGTATCTGCGTGACCGCCGCCCCGGTCTGTACAGCTCGCTGACCTGA